One Edaphobacter bradus DNA window includes the following coding sequences:
- a CDS encoding pyridoxal phosphate-dependent aminotransferase — MSTATATKIFADRIGRIEVSATMAITAAALKLKSEGVNLADFGAGEPHFATPRHIKDAAIEAIEKNFTRYTNVAGIPEVRKAIVDRHACDFGSDYTPEECVFTTGGKLALFNAIQVLVDHGDEVILPVPYWVSFKDIIQYAGGVVVPVETDEAQNFRLTAKMVEAAITPKTKAIILNTPSNPSGAVVSPEDLEAIVRMAHKRDIFVLLDECYVYLNFTGNIVSGGSFKDCKEHVVVLGSLSKTYAMTGWRAGYALGPKAIIAAMSKLQSQSTSNTASMVQRASIAAVSGSQECVREMRADYIKLRDRVLEGFKTIPGLTCTVPEGAFYVYPNVKNFIGKGGVTSATDLAAKLLSEAHVVVVPGEAFGTKEHIRLSYAVSHDVVDEGVKRMREYFAKLG; from the coding sequence ATGAGCACAGCGACGGCTACCAAGATATTTGCGGACCGGATTGGCCGCATTGAAGTTTCGGCAACCATGGCTATCACCGCTGCGGCGCTGAAGCTGAAGTCCGAGGGTGTGAACCTGGCGGACTTTGGAGCGGGCGAGCCCCACTTCGCGACTCCGCGGCACATCAAGGATGCGGCGATCGAGGCGATCGAGAAGAACTTTACGCGCTATACGAACGTCGCCGGGATTCCCGAGGTTCGGAAGGCGATCGTCGACCGGCATGCTTGCGATTTCGGCTCGGACTACACGCCGGAGGAGTGCGTGTTTACGACCGGCGGCAAGCTGGCGCTGTTCAATGCGATCCAGGTGCTAGTGGACCACGGCGATGAGGTGATCCTGCCAGTGCCGTACTGGGTGTCGTTCAAGGACATCATTCAGTACGCGGGCGGCGTGGTGGTTCCGGTGGAGACGGACGAGGCGCAGAACTTCCGTCTCACGGCCAAGATGGTCGAGGCGGCGATTACGCCGAAGACGAAGGCGATCATTTTGAATACGCCGTCGAATCCTTCGGGCGCTGTGGTTTCGCCCGAGGACCTTGAGGCCATTGTTCGCATGGCGCATAAGCGCGACATCTTTGTGCTGCTGGATGAGTGCTATGTGTACTTGAACTTTACGGGCAACATCGTCAGCGGCGGCAGCTTCAAGGACTGCAAGGAGCATGTTGTGGTGCTCGGGTCGTTGTCGAAGACCTACGCGATGACGGGCTGGCGCGCGGGGTATGCGCTGGGGCCGAAGGCGATTATTGCTGCGATGAGCAAGCTGCAGTCGCAGAGCACATCGAACACGGCGAGCATGGTGCAGCGGGCGTCGATTGCGGCGGTCAGCGGATCGCAGGAGTGCGTGCGGGAGATGCGCGCGGACTACATCAAGCTGCGCGACCGCGTGCTCGAAGGGTTCAAGACGATTCCCGGGCTGACCTGCACGGTGCCTGAGGGCGCGTTCTATGTGTATCCGAATGTGAAGAACTTTATCGGCAAGGGCGGGGTGACGTCTGCCACCGACCTTGCGGCAAAACTGCTGAGCGAAGCGCACGTGGTCGTGGTGCCGGGCGAGGCGTTTGGCACGAAGGAGCACATCCGGCTCTCGTATGCGGTCTCGCACGATGTCGTGGACGAGGGCGTGAAGCGGATGCGGGAGTACTTCGCGAAGCTGGGCTAG
- a CDS encoding S41 family peptidase: MPKLSKILLLAASVVLVLTVFLGANSSGVSASEQQDGAYRQINVYSEVLRHIQTDYVVEPNIPDVTNGALRGLLESLDADSSYLSPSDYKAYKADKGGNGQVGINVSKRYGYATVVSVVPGSPADKADLNDGDILEAIDGRDTRDISLAMIRMLLTGQPGSELSVSVIRPRRATPEKVTLTRVAPSLPPVSETMYENSSILYLKPGVLDHEHVQQVESKLKGMQRAGNKKILLDLRDVAAGDMGEATRMANFFLKSGTIAMLEGQKVAKQTFTAEPSKAINATAPVVVLVNRGTAGPGELVAAALMDNHRAELVGEKTFGEGALQKTFELQDGAALILSVAKYESPSGKKLQDEGVTPEVLVASNVDDGVPDDEDSATPSARPAPAQKPSVSVDDQLNKALDLLKSKTA, encoded by the coding sequence ATGCCTAAGCTTTCCAAGATTCTTCTGCTCGCTGCGTCTGTCGTTCTGGTGTTAACGGTCTTCCTCGGGGCGAACTCGAGCGGTGTAAGCGCCTCGGAGCAGCAGGATGGCGCGTATCGCCAGATCAATGTCTACAGCGAAGTGCTGCGGCACATCCAGACGGACTATGTCGTGGAGCCGAATATTCCGGACGTGACCAATGGCGCGCTGCGCGGGCTGCTGGAGTCGCTGGATGCGGACTCGAGCTATCTGTCGCCTTCGGACTACAAGGCATATAAGGCGGACAAGGGCGGCAACGGGCAGGTGGGGATAAACGTCTCGAAGCGCTACGGCTACGCCACGGTGGTTTCCGTAGTGCCGGGAAGCCCTGCGGACAAGGCAGACCTGAACGACGGCGACATTCTTGAAGCGATCGACGGAAGGGACACGCGGGATATCTCGCTGGCGATGATCCGGATGTTGCTGACAGGACAGCCGGGGAGCGAGCTGTCGGTGTCGGTGATCCGGCCGCGACGGGCGACTCCGGAGAAGGTGACGTTGACGCGCGTGGCGCCGTCGCTTCCACCGGTCAGCGAGACGATGTATGAAAATTCGTCGATTCTGTATCTGAAGCCGGGCGTGCTGGACCATGAGCATGTGCAGCAAGTGGAGTCGAAGCTGAAGGGCATGCAGCGGGCCGGGAATAAGAAGATCCTGCTCGATCTGCGCGACGTTGCCGCGGGCGATATGGGCGAGGCGACGCGGATGGCGAACTTCTTCCTGAAGTCGGGCACGATTGCGATGCTTGAGGGACAGAAGGTGGCCAAGCAGACCTTCACGGCCGAGCCGTCGAAGGCGATCAACGCGACGGCTCCGGTGGTGGTACTGGTGAATCGCGGGACGGCGGGGCCGGGCGAGTTGGTTGCCGCTGCTCTGATGGACAACCATCGTGCTGAACTAGTGGGCGAGAAGACGTTTGGCGAGGGCGCGCTGCAGAAGACGTTCGAGTTGCAGGATGGAGCGGCGCTGATTCTGTCGGTGGCGAAGTATGAGTCGCCTTCGGGCAAGAAGCTGCAGGATGAGGGTGTGACCCCTGAGGTGCTGGTGGCCTCGAACGTGGATGATGGCGTGCCGGATGACGAGGATTCGGCGACACCTTCGGCGCGGCCTGCTCCCGCTCAGAAGCCGAGCGTGAGCGTGGACGATCAACTGAACAAGGCGCTCGATCTGCTGAAGAGCAAGACTGCTTAG
- a CDS encoding mannose-1-phosphate guanylyltransferase encodes MAIEAGRSEPRFAPVILAGGSGTRFWPRSRRAKAKQVLALDGERTMIQQTVGRLLPLADPAEFLVITNELLRAAIAEQLPEIPGTRILSEPVARNTAPACGLAAFLVAKTDPDAVIGVFPSDHVVSDTKRFAEVVRAGAALAATGDRIVVLGVPPTRPETGYGYIERGAVVDASTVPYRGIEVRRVRRFTEKPNCELAKAFVAEGSYAWNSGIFLWKARTLMEALREHCPAMAPLLEKIAEAYGTPEFERVFAEVYPQCESISIDYAVLEPRSVKGEVGAEIYCLPADFGWNDLGCWSALHEHVAGDCGPEELSKKNIFDKTDQPCIDIDSKGNYVYAPGKTVALVGVSDLVVVETGDALLITTRERSQDVGKVVAELKQAGREDLV; translated from the coding sequence ATGGCGATTGAGGCCGGTAGGTCGGAGCCACGATTTGCTCCGGTGATTCTTGCAGGCGGCAGCGGAACGCGGTTCTGGCCGCGGAGCCGCAGGGCCAAGGCGAAGCAGGTGTTGGCTCTGGATGGAGAGCGCACGATGATTCAGCAGACGGTTGGCCGTCTGCTGCCGCTCGCGGACCCGGCCGAGTTTCTGGTGATTACGAATGAACTGCTGCGGGCGGCGATCGCGGAGCAGTTGCCGGAGATTCCGGGGACGCGGATTCTGAGCGAGCCGGTGGCGCGGAATACGGCTCCGGCGTGCGGGCTGGCGGCGTTCCTGGTGGCGAAGACGGACCCGGATGCGGTGATCGGGGTGTTTCCTTCGGACCATGTGGTGAGCGATACGAAGCGGTTTGCCGAGGTGGTTCGCGCGGGTGCGGCGCTGGCGGCGACGGGCGACAGGATTGTGGTGCTGGGGGTTCCACCGACGAGGCCGGAGACGGGGTACGGGTACATCGAGCGCGGCGCGGTGGTGGATGCCTCGACGGTGCCATACCGCGGGATTGAGGTGCGGCGAGTCAGGCGGTTTACGGAGAAGCCGAACTGCGAGTTGGCGAAGGCGTTTGTGGCCGAGGGGAGCTATGCCTGGAACAGCGGCATCTTTCTGTGGAAGGCGCGTACGCTGATGGAGGCGCTCCGCGAGCACTGTCCGGCGATGGCTCCGCTGCTGGAGAAGATCGCGGAGGCGTATGGAACGCCGGAGTTTGAGCGGGTGTTCGCAGAGGTGTACCCGCAGTGCGAGAGCATCAGCATCGATTACGCGGTGCTGGAGCCACGATCGGTGAAGGGCGAGGTGGGGGCGGAGATCTACTGCCTGCCTGCGGACTTTGGGTGGAATGATCTGGGATGCTGGTCGGCGCTTCATGAGCATGTGGCGGGGGACTGCGGGCCGGAGGAGCTGTCGAAGAAGAATATCTTCGACAAGACGGACCAGCCTTGCATCGACATCGATTCGAAGGGCAACTATGTTTACGCTCCGGGGAAGACGGTCGCGCTGGTTGGCGTGAGCGACCTGGTGGTGGTGGAGACGGGCGATGCGCTGCTGATTACGACGCGTGAGCGGTCGCAGGATGTGGGCAAGGTGGTTGCAGAGTTGAAGCAGGCGGGCCGGGAGGATCTGGTTTAG
- a CDS encoding RNA polymerase sigma factor — MTSHVLVTEGLTSLNESSAAQTSATPFDDIDAVVATYEQRIFRFMLVSLRDRDAAQSLTQDTFLRAWISRASFRGDCAIFTWLMRIAINLLRDHTRTDRFRFWKRASANAVDVSDVAQHLPLSESSLESRLIASEQMTLIWDSVAQLSSRQRDIFLLRFVEDLCLSEIAEITHLPISTVKSHLYRALTTIRARHTDQKIKEAK; from the coding sequence ATGACATCCCACGTCCTTGTCACCGAGGGCCTTACCTCCCTCAACGAAAGCTCCGCCGCGCAGACCTCTGCGACCCCGTTCGACGACATCGACGCCGTCGTCGCCACCTACGAGCAGCGCATCTTCCGCTTTATGCTCGTCTCCCTGCGCGACCGCGACGCCGCCCAGTCCCTCACTCAGGACACCTTTCTTCGCGCCTGGATCTCCCGCGCCAGCTTCCGCGGCGACTGCGCCATCTTCACCTGGCTCATGCGCATCGCCATCAACCTCCTCCGCGACCACACCCGCACCGACCGCTTCCGCTTCTGGAAGCGAGCCAGCGCCAACGCAGTCGACGTTTCCGACGTAGCCCAGCATCTCCCGCTGTCCGAGAGCTCCCTCGAGTCCCGCCTCATCGCCAGCGAGCAGATGACCCTCATCTGGGACTCCGTCGCCCAGCTCTCCAGCCGCCAGCGCGACATCTTTCTCCTGCGCTTCGTCGAGGACCTCTGCCTCTCCGAGATCGCCGAGATCACCCATCTCCCCATCAGCACCGTCAAAAGCCACCTCTACCGTGCCCTCACCACCATTCGAGCCCGGCACACCGATCAAAAAATTAAGGAGGCAAAATGA
- the kdsB gene encoding 3-deoxy-manno-octulosonate cytidylyltransferase yields MGVLGVIPARLASTRLPRKILRPIAGRPMLAWVYDAARACPQLDDLIVATDSEEIANLCSANNWPVQLTSPSLPSGTDRVHAIAQLIDADIYVNIQGDEPLLKPEHLTALLKPFAHPHVEVSTLKVACTPANIHNPNAVKVVTAADGRALYFSRATIPYNRDGGPTQYWKHIGLYGYRKAALQRFPTLPPSTLEHTERLEQLRFLENNIALYVEHTDFDTIGVDTEEDLKLVETILQPGP; encoded by the coding sequence ATCGGAGTCCTCGGAGTCATTCCCGCGCGCCTCGCCTCCACCCGTCTCCCGCGCAAGATTCTCCGCCCCATCGCCGGACGTCCCATGCTCGCCTGGGTCTACGACGCAGCCCGCGCCTGCCCTCAGCTCGACGACCTCATCGTCGCCACCGACTCTGAAGAGATCGCCAACCTCTGCAGTGCCAACAACTGGCCCGTCCAGCTCACCTCGCCTTCGCTGCCCAGCGGAACCGACCGCGTCCACGCCATCGCGCAGCTCATTGACGCCGACATCTACGTCAACATCCAGGGCGACGAACCCCTCCTAAAACCCGAACACCTCACCGCACTCCTCAAACCCTTCGCGCACCCGCACGTCGAGGTCTCAACCCTTAAGGTGGCCTGCACCCCGGCCAATATCCACAATCCCAACGCGGTCAAAGTCGTCACCGCCGCCGACGGCCGCGCGCTCTACTTCTCACGCGCCACCATCCCCTACAACCGCGACGGCGGCCCCACACAATACTGGAAGCACATCGGCCTCTACGGATACCGCAAAGCCGCGCTCCAGCGCTTCCCCACGCTGCCACCAAGCACACTCGAACACACCGAGCGCCTTGAACAACTCCGCTTTCTTGAGAACAACATCGCCCTCTACGTCGAGCACACCGACTTCGACACAATAGGCGTAGATACCGAAGAAGACCTCAAGCTGGTCGAGACCATCCTCCAGCCCGGGCCCTGA
- a CDS encoding Spy/CpxP family protein refolding chaperone: protein MKTAPVLIATILASLCCLPALGQQPAPEAQAPPATMPAPPAPPDAPPLPRKSRVQTYTRVITTDGMHSNERIAPPGIWWKNSDLIQKLAITPDQQKRMNDIFQQSRIQLIDLKANVEKQEVTLEPMLDANPPDTNKVLAQIDKIAQARAELEKANARMLLGIRTVLTPDQWTKLQAEERGNRRFMIMHKGGPGGFGVFGGPGGPDSPDGHFRFQPGNEEPPL, encoded by the coding sequence ATGAAAACCGCCCCCGTCCTGATCGCCACCATCCTCGCATCGCTCTGCTGCCTCCCCGCCCTCGGGCAACAACCCGCTCCAGAGGCTCAAGCACCACCGGCAACCATGCCGGCTCCGCCAGCCCCACCGGATGCGCCCCCTTTGCCGCGTAAATCCCGTGTCCAGACCTACACCCGCGTCATCACAACCGACGGCATGCACTCCAACGAGCGTATCGCTCCTCCGGGAATCTGGTGGAAGAACTCCGACCTCATCCAGAAGCTCGCGATCACGCCCGACCAGCAGAAGCGCATGAACGACATCTTCCAGCAGAGCCGCATCCAACTCATCGACCTCAAGGCCAACGTTGAAAAGCAGGAGGTCACCCTCGAGCCCATGCTCGACGCCAACCCGCCCGACACGAACAAGGTCCTCGCTCAGATCGACAAGATCGCCCAGGCCCGCGCCGAGTTGGAAAAGGCCAACGCCCGCATGCTCCTCGGCATCCGCACCGTCCTCACCCCCGACCAGTGGACCAAGCTCCAGGCGGAAGAGCGCGGGAATCGCAGATTCATGATCATGCACAAAGGCGGCCCGGGAGGATTCGGCGTATTTGGCGGCCCAGGAGGCCCAGACTCCCCAGACGGCCACTTTCGCTTCCAGCCCGGCAACGAGGAACCGCCCCTCTAG
- the coaD gene encoding pantetheine-phosphate adenylyltransferase, which produces MHTVKAIYPGTFDPLTNGHLDLIARGAKIVDELVVAILRNSEKGTPLFTVPERVEMITEATKGFGNVTVATFDGLLVDFCREQGAKAVLRGIRAISDYEYEFQMAMMNRKLDPELETLFMMPAEKYTYVSSRLIKGVFELGGDVTALVPPLVVERLKAKVPSRVQG; this is translated from the coding sequence ATGCATACTGTCAAGGCAATTTACCCGGGAACCTTCGATCCTCTGACCAATGGGCATCTGGACCTTATCGCCAGAGGGGCGAAGATCGTGGATGAGCTGGTGGTCGCGATTCTGCGGAACAGCGAGAAGGGGACCCCCCTGTTTACGGTCCCGGAGAGGGTGGAGATGATCACTGAGGCGACCAAGGGGTTCGGGAATGTGACGGTGGCGACCTTCGATGGGCTGCTGGTGGATTTCTGTAGGGAGCAGGGGGCGAAGGCGGTGCTGCGGGGGATTCGGGCGATCTCGGACTACGAGTACGAGTTCCAGATGGCGATGATGAACCGGAAGCTCGACCCGGAGCTGGAGACGCTGTTCATGATGCCGGCGGAGAAGTATACGTATGTGAGCTCGAGGCTGATCAAGGGAGTGTTTGAGCTGGGCGGGGATGTGACGGCGCTGGTGCCTCCGCTGGTGGTGGAGAGGCTGAAGGCTAAAGTGCCGAGCCGGGTTCAGGGGTAG
- a CDS encoding phosphoglucomutase/phosphomannomutase family protein — protein MTETKTVVKFGTDGWRGIIADDFTYANVRVAAAAIANYVLAHEDAKAGVCIGYDTRFGSRSFAKAVAEVMAGAGIPVALASGITPTPALSFAVRGRKAAGGVMITSSHNPAEWNGVKYKASYGGSGKPSIMTSIESYLEKPLSKATVPAVIEEVDFNPEYIAAITRFVDLESIKASGFKFLIDVMYGAGRGVIAGIFAKAGIPFVEIRSEINPLFPGINPEPILPHIKATQETVVSERCDAGLVTDGDADRIGAVDEHGNVVDAHKILSLLMYWLLERKKWPGEVTRAFNTTKMADRIAAKYGRKLNEHGIGFKYVADLMLEKEILIGGEESGGMGISRHLPERDGLLNSLLLANMMADEKKTLGELVATLQAEFGEHQYGRVDMHIAEDVKQSAIARAKAGVASFAGMKVLRVETLDGIKFFLENPDCAGKKNAAETWLLLRASGTEPLLRVYCESCSTESVKKVLKAAQAFVLAGGAA, from the coding sequence ATGACAGAGACGAAGACGGTAGTGAAGTTTGGGACGGATGGCTGGCGCGGCATTATTGCCGATGACTTTACTTATGCCAATGTGCGGGTGGCTGCCGCGGCGATTGCGAACTATGTGCTGGCGCATGAGGATGCGAAGGCCGGCGTTTGTATCGGGTATGACACGAGGTTCGGGTCGCGGTCGTTTGCGAAAGCGGTGGCTGAGGTGATGGCCGGCGCGGGGATTCCGGTAGCGCTGGCGAGTGGCATTACGCCGACTCCGGCGCTGTCGTTTGCGGTGCGGGGAAGGAAGGCTGCGGGTGGCGTGATGATTACATCGAGCCACAATCCGGCGGAGTGGAACGGCGTGAAGTACAAGGCGAGCTATGGTGGCTCGGGCAAGCCGTCGATCATGACCTCGATTGAGAGCTATCTCGAAAAGCCGCTGTCGAAGGCGACTGTGCCGGCCGTGATTGAAGAGGTGGACTTCAACCCGGAGTACATCGCGGCGATCACGCGGTTTGTCGATCTGGAGTCGATCAAGGCTTCGGGGTTCAAGTTCCTGATCGATGTGATGTATGGTGCGGGACGCGGGGTGATTGCCGGCATCTTTGCGAAAGCAGGGATTCCGTTTGTGGAGATTCGCAGCGAGATCAATCCTCTGTTTCCGGGGATCAATCCGGAGCCGATTCTGCCGCACATCAAGGCGACGCAGGAGACAGTTGTCAGCGAACGGTGCGATGCAGGGCTGGTCACCGATGGGGATGCCGACCGCATTGGAGCCGTGGATGAGCACGGCAATGTGGTGGATGCGCACAAGATTCTGAGCCTGCTGATGTACTGGCTGCTTGAGCGCAAGAAGTGGCCGGGTGAGGTGACGCGGGCGTTCAACACGACGAAGATGGCCGATCGCATCGCTGCGAAGTATGGCCGGAAGCTGAACGAGCATGGGATCGGATTCAAGTATGTGGCCGACCTGATGCTGGAGAAGGAGATCCTGATCGGCGGCGAGGAGTCGGGCGGGATGGGCATCAGCCGGCATCTGCCAGAACGAGATGGGTTGCTGAACAGCTTGCTGCTAGCCAACATGATGGCCGACGAGAAGAAGACGCTGGGTGAGCTGGTGGCGACGCTGCAGGCGGAGTTTGGCGAGCACCAGTATGGGCGAGTCGATATGCACATCGCGGAGGACGTGAAGCAGTCGGCGATTGCGAGGGCGAAGGCCGGGGTGGCGAGCTTTGCCGGGATGAAGGTGCTGCGCGTGGAGACGTTGGACGGGATCAAGTTCTTTCTCGAAAACCCGGATTGCGCGGGGAAGAAGAACGCAGCGGAGACGTGGCTGCTGCTGCGGGCTTCGGGGACGGAGCCACTGTTGCGTGTGTACTGCGAGAGTTGCTCGACGGAGTCGGTGAAGAAGGTACTTAAAGCGGCACAGGCGTTTGTGCTGGCTGGAGGTGCGGCGTGA
- the cysK gene encoding cysteine synthase A, with product MGRRYANILETVGNTPVVRINKLAPPDVNLFVKIEAFNPLGSVKDRLALGVIEDAERTGRLKPGQTVVEATSGNTGIGLAMVCAQKGYPLVVTMAETFSVERRRLMRFLGAKVVITPGPARGTGMVNKAIELAEAHGWFLTRQFENEANADMHSRTTAKEILEDFKGERLDYWVTGFGTGGTLKGVARVLAKERPETKIVVCEPDDAPMLSSGIEQQRNHDGSPAAGHSAWKPHPLQGWSPDFVPKLTGDAVDMKVISQILRIENAEAMRWSKELARKEGVFVGITSGATFVGALRVAAEAPKGSTILCMLPDTGERYLSTPLFADIPVDMTEEEAEISRSTPSGWLQPAQ from the coding sequence ATGGGACGACGATATGCCAATATTCTTGAAACAGTCGGCAACACCCCCGTAGTCAGGATCAATAAGCTCGCACCGCCGGATGTAAACCTCTTTGTCAAAATTGAGGCCTTCAATCCACTCGGTTCTGTTAAGGATCGTCTTGCCCTTGGCGTGATCGAGGATGCAGAGAGGACCGGACGGCTCAAGCCGGGCCAGACGGTGGTCGAGGCTACAAGCGGCAACACCGGAATCGGGCTGGCAATGGTGTGCGCGCAGAAGGGGTATCCGCTGGTCGTCACGATGGCAGAGACATTCAGCGTAGAGCGGCGCAGGCTGATGCGGTTCCTGGGGGCGAAGGTTGTGATCACTCCCGGGCCGGCCAGAGGTACGGGCATGGTGAATAAAGCCATCGAACTGGCCGAAGCGCATGGCTGGTTTCTAACGCGTCAGTTCGAGAATGAGGCCAACGCCGACATGCACTCGCGTACGACGGCGAAGGAGATATTGGAGGACTTCAAAGGGGAGCGGCTGGACTATTGGGTGACCGGCTTCGGCACCGGCGGCACGCTGAAGGGCGTCGCTCGGGTGCTCGCCAAGGAGCGACCTGAGACGAAGATCGTCGTCTGCGAGCCGGATGACGCGCCGATGCTCTCAAGCGGGATCGAGCAGCAACGGAACCACGACGGATCGCCGGCTGCGGGCCACTCTGCGTGGAAGCCGCACCCCCTGCAGGGCTGGAGCCCGGACTTCGTTCCGAAGCTGACGGGAGATGCCGTGGACATGAAGGTCATCAGCCAGATCCTGCGCATCGAAAATGCGGAGGCGATGCGTTGGAGCAAGGAACTTGCCCGCAAGGAAGGGGTCTTCGTTGGCATTACGTCGGGAGCAACGTTCGTCGGGGCGTTGCGGGTTGCGGCAGAGGCTCCGAAGGGATCGACGATTCTGTGCATGCTGCCTGACACGGGAGAACGCTATCTGAGCACACCGCTGTTCGCCGATATCCCTGTCGACATGACGGAGGAGGAGGCGGAGATTTCACGGTCCACTCCGAGCGGCTGGCTGCAGCCAGCGCAATAG
- a CDS encoding HAD-IA family hydrolase, protein MSDTICVETKGLLFDMDGVLISSIGSVVRSWRRWATIYKIPNADTYEVPHGMRAIDTVKSLRPDIDPEEGLRVIEDMEIEDTEDLKVLPGVKALLESLPPERWAIVTSATHRLMCGRLKVAGLPIPERIISGDMVERGKPDPEPYMRGAALLGCRPEDCVVVEDAPSGVAAGVAAGCRVLGVLGTHSRSELHDANWVVASLEGLRVTAGAEGLELCFVPEKVEASAG, encoded by the coding sequence GTGAGCGACACGATCTGCGTTGAGACGAAGGGACTGCTGTTCGACATGGATGGCGTGCTGATCAGCTCGATCGGCTCGGTAGTGCGGTCCTGGCGGCGCTGGGCGACGATCTACAAGATTCCGAACGCAGACACCTACGAGGTTCCGCATGGGATGCGGGCGATCGACACCGTGAAGTCGTTGCGGCCCGATATTGACCCGGAGGAGGGGCTTCGGGTGATCGAGGACATGGAGATCGAGGACACAGAAGACCTGAAGGTGCTGCCTGGGGTGAAGGCACTGCTGGAGAGTCTGCCGCCGGAGCGGTGGGCGATTGTGACCTCGGCGACGCACAGGCTGATGTGCGGGAGGCTGAAGGTGGCGGGTCTGCCGATTCCGGAGCGGATTATCAGCGGCGATATGGTGGAGCGGGGCAAGCCTGATCCGGAGCCTTATATGCGTGGGGCAGCGCTGCTGGGCTGTAGGCCGGAGGATTGCGTGGTGGTGGAGGATGCTCCGTCGGGCGTGGCGGCGGGTGTGGCGGCGGGCTGCCGCGTGCTCGGTGTGCTGGGGACGCACTCGCGGAGCGAACTGCATGATGCGAATTGGGTGGTGGCGTCGCTGGAGGGGTTACGGGTGACGGCGGGTGCGGAGGGGCTGGAGCTTTGCTTTGTGCCGGAAAAGGTGGAAGCTTCGGCCGGTTGA